The Humulus lupulus chromosome 4, drHumLupu1.1, whole genome shotgun sequence genome has a window encoding:
- the LOC133832202 gene encoding uncharacterized protein LOC133832202: MDLEKKMTELRQVEEVLKQKLVSSEQEVYCMGDETEDVRERLFVADNMAVVSVGISKELLGQLQTLQLSLKSSATRLRSKLESSNAKFNDLLVRLLDKELKESEFLLLNAKYSLDGSQEELNALCCIINETLQLSLKSSATRLKSKLEGSKKELKAKENSLSKLERSNAKFNDLLVRLLNKELKESEFLLLIAKYSADGSQEELNAICCIINEMENVIADSEVRICKAKSRAENAETKCPIWRLMKSWAFLRVVLMPLTRLISLRGS; encoded by the exons ATGGATCTGGAAAAGAAAATGACAGAATTAAGACAAGTTGAAGAAGTGCTAAAGCAAAAGCTGGTCTCATCAGAACAAGAAGTATACTGCATGGGAGATGAAACAGAAGATGTTCGGGAAAGATTGTTTGTGGCGGATAATATGGCTGTGGTTTCAGTGGGAATTTCAAAAGAGCTGTTGGGTCAATTGCAGACACTCCAGCTAAGTTTGAAAAGTTCAGCTACTCGGCTAAGATCAAAGCTGGAAAGCAGCAATGCAAAATTTAATGACTTGCTT GTCAGATTGCTTGATAAAGAGCTGAAAGAATCTGAGTTTCTGCTGCTGAATGCAAAGTATTCTTTAGATGGGAGTCAGGAAGAGCTTAATGCTCTATGTTGCATAATCAATGAA ACACTCCAACTAAGTTTGAAAAGTTCAGCTACTCGGCTAAAATCAAAGCTTGAAGGTTCCAAGAAAGAATTGAAGGCTAAAGAAAATTCTTTGAGCAAACTGGAAAGGAGCAATGCAAAATTTAATGACTTGCTT GTCAGATTGCTTAATAAAGAGCTGAAAGAATCTGAGTTTCTGCTGCTGATTGCAAAGTATTCTGCAGATGGTAGTCAGGAAGAGCTTAATGCTATATGTTGCATAATCAATGAAATGGAAAATGTAATTGCAGATTCTGAAGTGAGGATATGTAAAGCAAAAAGTAGGGCTGAAAATGCTGAAACCAAGTGTCCAATATGGAGATTAATGAAGAGCTGGGCCTTCTTAAGAGTGGTGCTCATGCCTCTGACAAGGTTGATTTCCTTGAGAGGCAGTTAA